Proteins co-encoded in one Papaver somniferum cultivar HN1 chromosome 5, ASM357369v1, whole genome shotgun sequence genomic window:
- the LOC113281193 gene encoding protein BONZAI 1-like, whose translation MGNCFSDGGAKSAAAGGAGATSASPNNLHHHQSGAGGAASNDAVDLYLNSHGYRGLFSQIELSLSASNLRDRDTLSKSDPMAVIYTKGRDGKLEEVGRTEVILNSLDPVWIAKHTVKYHFEILQTYVFRVYDVDSQFHSVPVKMLKLDEQQFLGEVTCALSEIVSKPTRSLTLNLVNGEEHAKDNHFQKLGVLNIRAEECTSSKTTAEIIFRCSDLEYKDLFSKSDPFLVISKAVESGSLIPVCKTEVKKNDHNPTWKPVFLNLQQIGSKDTPLTIECFNFNSNGRHDLLGKTEKSLADLENLLNEEGESLFVPDVVGQSVQNKVLKSRLFVEKYSESTQHSFLDYIAGGCEMNFMVAVDYTASNGNPRLADSLHYIDPSGRPNAYQKAIKDVGDVLQCYDSDKRYPCWGFGARPIDGPVSHCFNLSGSSIHSEVDGIQGILTAYNGALHNVQFAGPTLFGPIIHAASEIASQSLANNEHKYFVMLIITDGVITDLQETIDSLVKASDLPLSVLIVGVGGADFKEMETFWQVLDADKGGRLESSSGKIASRDIVQFIPLQRLQGGEISVVHSLLAELPLQFLTYMRSRDIQPQQPRNSQKCT comes from the exons ATGGGGAATTGTTTCTCTGACGGTGGTGCTAAATCAGCTGCTGCTGGTGGCGCTGGTGCCACTTCAGcttctccaaataatcttcaccACCACCAATCTGGTGCTGGTGGCGCCGCTTCTAATGACGCCGTCgatttatatcttaactcacacGGTTATCGAGGTCTTTTCTCCCAGATCGAG TTGTCACTTTCGGCTTCAAACTTACGAGACAGGGATACATTATCCAAG AGTGATCCAATGGCAGTTATTTATACCAAAGGAAGAGATGGGAAACTTGAAGAAGTTGGTCGAACTGAAGTGATATTAAACTCACTAGATCCTGTGTGGATCGCAAAACATACTGTTAAGTACCATTTTGAGATCCTGCAGACTTATGT ATTTCGGGTTTATGATGTAGATTCACAGTTTCACAGTGTACCAGTAAAG ATGCTTAAGCTGGATGAACAACAGTTTCTTGGGGAGGTCACTTGTGCCTTATCTGAG ATAGTATCTAAACCAACCCGGTCATTGACACTAAATCTTGTAAATGGAGAAGAACATGCTAAGGATAACCATTTTCAGAAATTAGGGGTGCTCAATATTCGTGCAGAAGAGTGTACTAGCTCAAAGACAACAGCGGAGATTATCTTCCGGTGTTCAGATCTTGAATACAAAGATCTCTTTTCTAAAAGT GATCCTTTCCTGGTCATTTCAAAAGCTGTTGAGAGTGGATCACTGATTCCTGTTTGCAAGACAGAAGTGAAAAAGAATGATCACAACCCGACATGGAAGCcagtcttcttaaatcttcagcaAATTGGAAGCAAG GATACACCTTTAACTATTGAATGCTTCAACTTTAATAGCAATGGAAGACATGATTTGCTTGG CAAAACTGAGAAATCGCTAGCCGACTTGGAAAATCTACTCAATGAAGAGGGAGAAAGTTTGTTCGTGCCAGACGTAGTTGGACAAAGTGTACAAAACAAG GTATTAAAGAGTCGACTTTTTGTGGAGAAGTATTCTGAGAGCACACAACACAGTTTCCTGGATTACATCGCAGGTGGATGCGAAATGAATTTCATGGTGGCTGTTGATTATACAG CTTCAAATGGAAATCCACGCCTCGCAGATTCCTTGCATTACATAGACCCCTCGGGCAGGCCAAATGCATACCAGAAA GCAATTAAAGATGTTGGAGATGTCTTACAATGCTATGATTCAGACAAGCGTTACCCTTGTTGGGGTTTTGGAGCACGACCAATTGATGGTCCGGTCTCTCATTGCTTTAACTTGAGTGGAAGTAGTATTCACTCTGAG GTTGATGGAATTCAAGGTATTTTGACAGCATACAATGGTGCCCTACATAATGTTCAATTTGCAGGACCCACTCTTTTCGGCCCAATAATTCACGCTGCATCAGAGATTGCCAGCCAGTCTCTTGCCAACAATGAACACAAGTATTTTGTGATGTTAATAATCACG GACGGAGTAATAACTGATCTGCAAGAAACTATAGATTCTCTAGTAAAGGCATCTGACTTGCCATTATCTGTTCTCATTGTTGGAGTCGGCGGGGCTGACTTCAAAGAAATGGAG ACTTTTTGGCAGGTATTGGATGCTGATAAAGGAGGGAGACTAGAAAGCTCAAGCGGAAAAATTGCATCGCGTGACATTGTACAGTTTATTCCTCTTCAACGATTACAGG GTGGAGAGATTTCAGTTGTTCATTCACTTCTAGCAGAATTACCCTTGCAGTTCTTAACATACATGCGATCAAGGGATATTCAACCACAACAACCAAGAAACAGTCAGAAGTGtacataa
- the LOC113281194 gene encoding N-alpha-acetyltransferase MAK3-like, translating to MEETKKEEEGEAVMEEVDPSEIDYVSYGGEHHLPLIMRLVDKELSEPYSIFTYRYFVYLWPQLSFLAFHKGNCIGTVVCKMGEHRNTFRGYIAMLVVIKSYRGKGIATELVTRSIQVMMESGCEEVTLEAEVSNKGALALYGRLGFIRAKRLFRYYLNGVDAFRLKLLFPRPEISSLLRMANNEDGYYHNNQQFEEGSSQVN from the exons ATGGAGGagacgaagaaggaagaagaggGAGAAGCGGTGATGGAAGAAGTTGATCCATCAGAAATAGATTATGTTAGTTATGGTGGCGAACATCACTTGCCTCTCATCATGCGATTGGTTGACAAAGAACTTAGTGAACCCTATTCTATCTTCACTTACAGATACTTTGTCTATCTATGGCCTCAACTTTCTTTCCTG gCGTTTCATAAAGGAAATTGTATTGGAACAGTTGTTTGCAAGATGGGTGAACATAGGAATACTTTCAGAGGATATATTGCTATGCTTGTTGTTATCAAATCTTATAGAGGAAAAGGCATTG CTACAGAGCTTGTTACCCGATCGATACAAGTGATGATGGAATCAGGATGTGAAGAG GTAACACTAGAAGCAGAAGTGTCAAACAAGGGAGCACTTGCGTTGTATGGTCGTCTTGGGTTTATCAGGGCAAAAAGGCTCTTCCGGTATTACTTGAATGGAGTTGATGCTTTCCGGCTTAAGTTATTGTTTCCTCGGCCAGAGATAAGCTCCCTGCTTAGGATGGCAAATAACGAAGATGGTTATTATCATAACAATCAGCAATTTGAGGAAGGAAGTTCTCAAGTCAACTAA